Proteins from one Desulfonema limicola genomic window:
- a CDS encoding type II toxin-antitoxin system RelE/ParE family toxin, whose product MRKINFYRDKAGYSPVEEFLDSLNVKQARKVVWVLRLIEEQEIIPSTYFKKLINTEDIWEARIQFGSDIFRILGFFEENNVIILTHAFQKKSQKTPKKEIHLAEIRKKDHLMRK is encoded by the coding sequence ATGAGAAAAATAAATTTTTACAGAGATAAAGCGGGATATAGTCCTGTTGAGGAATTTTTAGACAGTCTTAATGTCAAACAAGCACGGAAAGTTGTGTGGGTGTTGCGTCTGATTGAAGAACAGGAGATTATTCCGAGTACATATTTCAAAAAATTAATCAATACCGAAGATATATGGGAAGCGAGAATACAATTCGGCAGTGATATTTTCAGGATATTGGGCTTTTTTGAAGAAAATAACGTGATTATTCTGACTCATGCTTTTCAGAAAAAATCGCAGAAGACCCCGAAAAAGGAAATACACCTTGCTGAAATAAGGAAAAAAGACCATTTGATGAGGAAGTAA
- a CDS encoding group II intron maturase-specific domain-containing protein: MRRKGKLTGFQRRTFGTEEPYELNVSEWCRKNRHLKVTDLFKKLNAKLRGYYNYYGVIGNFESLSDFFWHTKKILFKWLNRRRNRFSFHCSTHCKAPKRIVLRNLVL; encoded by the coding sequence ATACGCCGGAAGGGAAAACTAACCGGTTTCCAAAGGCGAACCTTTGGAACTGAGGAACCGTATGAGTTAAATGTTTCTGAATGGTGCAGGAAAAACAGACACCTGAAAGTGACGGATTTGTTCAAAAAACTCAATGCAAAACTCCGAGGATATTACAACTACTATGGAGTTATTGGAAATTTTGAAAGTCTGTCAGATTTCTTTTGGCATACCAAGAAGATTCTTTTTAAATGGTTGAACAGAAGAAGAAACAGATTCAGTTTTCATTGTTCTACGCATTGCAAAGCGCCTAAGCGAATAGTTCTGAGGAACCTTGTGCTGTAA